AGTAATAAAAACCCCGGCGAAAGTTGTGATGCTAATATGAGACTGGTTCTTTTAGGCGCGCCCGGTTCCGGCAAGGGAACCCAGGCCAAGCAGATCTGTCAGAAATTCAACCTGCCCCATATCTCCACCGGCGATATTTTAAGGCAGGCAGTCAAGGACGGAAGCCCGCTGGGGCTTGAAGCTAAGGGGTTCATGGACCGGGGCGAACTGGTTCCAGACCACCTGATACTGAACCTGATCAAAGAGCGTTTCAAATCTCCGGATGCCCAAAAAGGATTTTTACTGGACGGCTTTCCCCGGACGGTGGCCCAGGCCCGGGGCTTGGAAGATATGCTTTTGCAACAGAGCCTGAAGATAGACCTGGCTTGTTCTTTAGATGTGGAGCGGGAGGAGCTGATAAACCGGCTGACCGCCAGAAGGATTTGTCCCGGATGCGGGGCCATTTACAACCTGCTCTTCCAGTCTCCCCCAAAGGAGAATCTCTGCGACAAATGCAACGGCAAACTGGAGCAAAGAGTGGACGA
The sequence above is drawn from the candidate division TA06 bacterium genome and encodes:
- a CDS encoding adenylate kinase — protein: MRLVLLGAPGSGKGTQAKQICQKFNLPHISTGDILRQAVKDGSPLGLEAKGFMDRGELVPDHLILNLIKERFKSPDAQKGFLLDGFPRTVAQARGLEDMLLQQSLKIDLACSLDVEREELINRLTARRICPGCGAIYNLLFQSPPKENLCDKCNGKLEQRVDDQRQTVENRLEVYLRQTRPLLEYYDSRKLLKEINGNAGPDKVFQDISAVLQGI